The genomic stretch aaatattaaatgttattaATGCTTGTGTAAAACAAGAAATGTGGAGAGGGGGGAGTGTTTTCGGAGCATAGAATATATGTAAACATAAGTAGTTCAAAAGAAAGACATGAAATTCATGTAGAATAAAACATGTGAATCCACcaagaaagaaaataagaaaacaattattatttctttttatgtagAAATGTTTAAACTCTATTTTTGTCTTCAATGTTGACTATTCTATTTTTTGCACCCTAAAAAATCTTGAGTAGCTATAGCCCTATCCACACAATGATATGGATGCAACATAGAGATAGAtgactttttactttttttttcctatttctacTGATgagttttaaattgtttattagacttattataattgttattcaattaaaataaaattccatCAATATTGTTTTCCAATTCTGCAATGAATTCCAGAATAATTTTCCTTGACTTTgacaaaaaatgtgtaaacaaaaatttatatttatagaaatcAACAAATTGACTATTGTAGATAATCTTCAAGAGGTTTTTTAACTCTGGAATCTTCAAAAAATGTCAACCATATGAATAAAAATTTCAAGTGGGATCTTAAGGCAGCAAATGCTATCACAGTATGAATGATTGTGAAATAAactgaaacaaacaacaaccatctTTCTTAATTAAGATACACACCAATATCCTTTGTTtagaatatttataagtataacTTTACAAACATCACAGGTTATCACAAAATTCTGACAATTATTTATCAACAATCATAACTTATCAACACTGATTGAATTGTCAAAataattcaattatttttatttacatgctACATAAGTGAAAAATGAGATGCATTATCTCTATTGCTCTGTAAAATGCAATACCATGGAATAGTCTgtagtggggtttttttttcattataataataatgcagGAAAAAACACTTTGTAATAATGCTAGActtcaaatttctttttaaagaaaaaaaaacattatcttatcttatgatcacattataaatatttgagcatttatttaaagatccaaaattgaaaacatttttttaaagtcattaacaatatttttattctttaaagtaagtttggaaagagttaaaataatgTGCTAATAGAAGTTGACTTTGACAGTTATATGTAGAGTTATCTCCTTCATATTTACACccacatttgtaaaaaatacaaaatacagaAATACCCAGAAAAATCTCTAATATAcaagtaataaaatataaaaataataataaaaaacaaaacgaagGAAGAATTGAAAGGggctacaaaataaaaaaaaaaaaaaacttttttaattaCACCACTAAAATAGAATGTAGGTTACAATTACATTTGAGGCACTTAGTGTGGTATTGTTGTTCTAAAGATATACATTATTTTTGGTCTTTATTATTTTggacaaaaaataaagttcactttgtgtgtttttattattattcagcATACAATAAAGAATGGAATTGTGCACAAAAATGCAAGTTCATTTGAGAATTTATAAAAACTGGATCTAgtgatatttaatttcaaaatctCCATTATGTAATTGCAGGAACatttttatgatttaaaaacaaGTAAACATAAATATCATTTATAAAGTAACACTTCATATTTAAGCTATACAtgtcattgttatatatacaaataaatattttacaatttatatttaaaacacaaTTGACTTTCCAGacacttttatttcaaaaaaaagaatacacttCATGTCACTTAAAGCCTAATAAATATGGCCATCATACGCTTTCATGTAAATATAAAAGGTTGACAAGGTTCAGTATTCGCCAGTATATGGCATGtatgtaacatataaaacaGCATTACTTGTGACTGTCAGGTAATATGTTCTTAAAATAAGTTTCCTACATATCAGTAGTTTACAAACAAATGATGTCTTTTTACTTAGTTAAGTACTAATGTAGAAATTCATTCAATGCTAACCCTTGAACagacagagtttaagtcatttaaACACCCACCATTGTGTTCCAGGTGAAAAGCAAATGCCTTGTCTGCTACATGTTGTCTGCCTCAAGTTCCAGAGTGGCTTGTTATTTTGATGCGTGGACTTGTTCGGGCTGAGCTGGCCAACTGCGGCCTCATGTAGCTGGGCAGAGTGGCCCTTTTGGTGGTTGGATTATATTCCAGTATTGGAGCATTAGTCCAAAGTGTCTGtcaaatatgtaaatattttgctttagtGGGGTTTCTTATATCACAGATTTATTTGAATGAGCTACAATCATAGTTATGAATAATATTTCAAACTCAAATCAGTAAATCTAACCAGTTCTTGAACTCTATTTAGTATGCTACATTCATAGACATTTGGCTTCAGTCATATAAAGTCACATGACTTCAGTCTACATCATCATCAAacccatttgagtgagggctttagaggttcaaatcctctcttgcaaaagccgtGGACAGAAACCTTGCTCTTTTGCGTAGTGCAATTATGTCACCATTATTGTGTGATAATTCAAACATAAATCATTAAATCTAACAAGTTCTTAAACTCTATTTAGTATGCTACATTCATATATGTTTGGCTCTTATGACTTCAGTCTATATAAACTCtttgacattttgtttaattttcttttccaaGTATTAGAACTCAAGTATATCGTAACATATGGAAACATCCTGTTGTagatttcctttaaaaaaaaataatctataaataattgtttctcAATATTAGACCTTATTGTACTTTGCTCAAAGCAAATGTTTACCTCTTTGGCTTCCCTTGACCAAAGTAGAGCAGCCTCGTCATCAGAATGTGATCCAGAGAAACTAAGTATTACAGGTCTCCCTTCACTTCTTTAATAAAGAAATCCACATTTGTACAGATGCATTCAATTTATACAAAGcaaatacttataaaatattagtgaaatataataattgtaaaaaaataaatatatattgaatttattattttatattgaaacaaacaaacaaacaaacaaacaaaaaaaaataacttttatacTCACTGAGTGGAAAGCAGCCATTTTACAGGTTTatctgatattttgtttttactcatTAGTGCCAGGTCTGTGCCACCAGCATACAGGTCTAGCGTACTGGCGATACTGGTGGCTCTACTTTCCATGCTGACagatatagaaaaataaaactattaacaTAAATAGATTATAAAcacagacaaaataaaatattgagacatttaatatatttttgattattttataatgttatAAATGTATGACATTCATTACACCACACAACTATTTGGCTTAAGTAGATAATTGAATGTAACTGACAAAAATGATCAGAGTATTATTACTTCTTATAAATAGTGTTTCTTCCATGCTCCTATAAAACACTCAGTGCACTCTTTACTGGGCATGTAGGAGGGAAAGAGTAATTGAGAGTaaggttttctttctttcattaggTGCTCAGCCAAAACAACTCAGCTTGAGTCCTATTTCAACTAAATATTCCTTGTCTACACTGGGATTTGAGCTCAAGTCTTCTCAGTTCATGGGTAGGGAATCCAAATGGTTTGGTATCTATCAGACATACATTATTAGTTTTCACCTACTTGTAGGCACTGGGTCTAGGCATTCTGTATCTGACACTGTCATTGTCCTGTGATGGTGTAGAGATGTCATCATAAGAAGACCAGCCAGCAGAGTTGCAGTCACTCATATTTGGAGTGGACAGAAATGCCATCATctgagagaagaaaagaaacttataaACAGTTTAGTTCTCATTAAGTTAAAGTTATTTCAAGAAAATTTAGCCTACtgaataaaaaattgaaatgttttggaacaaaacattcaaatctctttcaatctgcccatgtggaatgtcaccagagaatgctgaccatgcccttcaaaactgtattctttaccaagaggcagGAACTAGaaactggccccaaaacacccctacagaaagaaaactatatggaaagctccctgatttggaaaccactgagcAGTTCATCTGATATATTGGTCTAGCCatcaaaaaaaattcttgcTCCAAGAAACTAAATAATCAGTCTTACACTAATAGCCCAAGATCCAGTTTGATACACCTTACCTAAAATGGTCAGTCTTACAAGCTTACAATAAGTAACATAcaacttattttattattatcatacaGCAATAACAAAACCAAGACCTCccctacaaaataaaaaaaaaaaaaaaggttaaggtAGTGGGTCACATTACTGATTAAAAAGTGCATctactttcatttattatagtaaatatattggatggctgcctgtttGTGCTGTATGCACTCTGAACTGCCATTCAGTTGCCTCAAAAGTcctaggttcaaaccctgtccacTGCCTTCCCCCATCATCTTgtaggaggtttggacttggaTGTAATTATGTTCagattctgaaggaacatgtcaaacattgcaGTAACTATAGCTTTATGTTCAAATTTAACTTAATGCAACTATTGTCATAAGTCTAACTTAAGGCAACTGAGCACTATGTTGATCATAATGATTAATTTCTTGGTTTCATACATAaacagataataataatttagccCTGTTGTAATAAAAATATCTCTATTTATAGAAACTAGAAATTTATGAGAAGCTACCATCTCCACTAGATTAAAATGATTTGGTACGAAGTAGATACCTTATCATCTTCAGAAGACAGACACAAATGAGAACTGTAAGAGCTAGCAGTGTCTCTCAGAAACTGATTCATTCTTTGATCTTTCAAATCAGAGTTGGTACTGATACAACTGAGGCGTCTGCTTGAAGGTAAGGAAGAGTCAACATCACCGCCCAGCCCATCATGCATTCCTATTGACATGACAGAGCCCTCAAGGTCAGTGTCAACATGAATATTGGTGTAGTCCAGCCGCCACTGAGCATCAGGGTCTTTGGGTTGAATATTTCCTAATATTATACTTGCATCAGAGCTCTGTCTCCCAATCACAGATAATGGCTTCTTAGGTGATCCAGTTGAATGATATAAGGATCCAAAATCTGAAGACTTAGAATGTGTTTCTGAGGAAGTGTAACTATCTTTATTTCCAGACAATTTGGGGGCTCTCTGAACTTTCTGAACTTGTACATTTGCATTCTCAGGAATAATGTCATTTAAcaacttaaattttaaatttgcgTTGGACATTTTCTTGTAGCTGTCTTTGAATGACTGAACACGCGCTTCATGGACAACACTGTCCTCATCAGAGTccccataaaactttgtatcaATGCTTAGCTGCTCTGTTTCTTCTTGCTGGCTACTTATTGGATGTTTCATGGCACTGTTTTCACTGGGTGTGAAGTTGGGGGTGTTTGTGTTCTGAGGACGAACATTGCTTTGAAGATATGTAGGCTCACCATTTAAAGGTCTAGACACATTTTCTTCTTGGggaaatgttttgttatcaGGAATGTTTTTGTCAGCATCTACCAGCATTTCAAGAGGTGTGGTAGATGAATTCGACAATTTATGCACAGCGTCTTGTTGAGAATCTGATATATCAAAAGTAACAAGTTCCTTTGAAACAGAGGATGGTGAAGTTAGGTTGTGATTAATGTCTTGAGTTTCAAGAGTTTCTGTGACCACAACAGATTCTCCCACTGAACTTGAGATGTGTTGACTGAGATTGGGATTAGTTTGGTCTGTAAATTTGTCTTTAAGTTTAGATGACTTTTTATTAGAGCTGAGATTCAAGTCAACTTTGAAGTTTTTCTTAAGGCTTTGCACTCTTCTAAGAATAGTGTTGGATTTAGTCTTCTCGATGTGCTCCTCAACAAAGTGACCATTCAAGGCGTCTCTGTTTGTTTCACTCAAGATGTCTCCATTAAACTTGTTGGCCAAATTGTTTTCATAAGTTAAGTTCAGATGAATGTCATTCTGTAAAGTATTGTCTGTTAAAATGTTGTCTTTTAAATCTATCTCTTCTTGGCTATTAGTAGTTGTGTCTTTATTAGTTGTATCACCTCCATCCCTAATAGAGTTCTCTTGAAACACATCATCTGACTCAGCTGTTTTATTAGACTCTAAAGAAACACTTCTTTCATTAGATAGAATGAATACTTTAGTTTTTGATACTTCATCATTTTCTTCACTTTGAAAGTGTATTGAGTCAGGTGAGTCAGGCACTTCGTTATTTAGGTCTGTAACAAGCTCTGCTGAACACTCAGTACTTTCCTGTGGTGTACATGATAGACCATTGACAGAGCTCTCAAATCTTTGCTCTGTTTCTTTTGTAATTTTCTCATGAATTGAAGAGATTCCACTGTCTGCTGACTTTCTTGATGCTCTTTTCTCATAGCAAACAACAATATCCTTATTTACATTGGAAATATCTTGGGGatagtttttacatgttttatcTTCATTACTGCTAGGTCTTGTAGTCACCTCATCATGTTTATGTATGGGTAAGTTTAAATGAATGACATCTGCAATGTGTTTCTCAGCCACAGGAATTACAGTCACCTGCTGGATGTTTTTGAATGGTTCTTTTGGCTGGGCATAGCCTGAGTCGTACATTGAAACAACATCTGGTGCTATGGTATCACTGATATCAGAGTGATGGCTATAATTGGAGCTGACCCCTGATGTGTTGGTCTTAATAGAAAACTCGGTGTGGGCAGAATCAGCTGACCATGTCTTAGTGAGATCCATTTTGTTCTCAAAATTCACATCGTGAGAGAAGATATTTCTTTGATCAAAATGATCTTTTACGTTAGGCATAGAATTTTCTCTAGAATTTATTCCTATGTTTTTAAGGTCTGAATCCATTCCAGGGAGCTCTATTTCTAAATATGAACTATTGCTATCATCCATATTGCTCTGGTCAATGGAATCATCCCCATCTGTGCCTTGCCTATGTATAAGCTCTTTCACACGTTTTTCCACTTCCACAAGCCGTGCAAGACTCTCAACATCACTCTTTTGTGAGGAAGACTGCCATGACTGAAGTTCCAAGTCACCCGATAAAAATGCTTCCGCCATGAAAGATGATGCTTCTGATGGAGTTTTCTGCCCTTGAGAGAAAACATCAAAGGTGATGAGAATGCCCTCCCCAGTTCCTACCCAAACATTGTAGTCTAGGGAGAGAATGGATGTGATTCTAGCAGCATTAAAATAAGTTTCATCttcctgcaaaaaaaaataaataaataaaaaaaaataagtttttgtttttttcaaataaacagTTAGTCAATATTAAGAACATTTCTAAAGAACAGGAGTTTAATATATACCATTGTACTAAAGAGCAGAAGTTTAATATAGACCATAGTACTAAAGAACAGGAGTTTAATATAGACTATTGTACTAAAGAACAGGAGTTTAATATAGACCATTGTACTAAAGAACAGGAGTTTAATATAGACCATTGAACTAAAGAATCctgactgtaaaaaaaaatatgcatctagataaattattttcattatgtTCAATTtcagtatttaaaacaaaaaaatcgtaCTTTTCTCAGATTTGGAAACTTTCCTGTACGGGTATCGTACAGCATTTTACAAGTGATGTTCTCAGGATCCCACAATTCCAGAACAGAAGATCCTCTGACAGAGATCCAGACACCTGGAAGACCAGGGACAAGGGACAGTATGGTGTCATAGGGATTAGTGGATACTGTGAATCTGTCTTTGGGATCGAGAGTACTGACAAAgatgaagaaataaataaaagattatattaatcaacattttaaagacgttgttgcaaaaaaaaaaaaaaaaattgtgttgagAATGACAAAGAGACATTATTATCAAGCCAAATTTCACATTCTTTTAATTGCATTGTTTGGTCTAAATTGATAGTGCCACCATATGACCATATGCTAAGTATTTGTTCAATAAAGGTATGCAACTAGTAAGTAATTTTTACAATAGCCaaataatttcaatttaaattaaTCATCAAAGGCATTAACAAAAGTGTTGTCTATTTTTTAAGCTGTTCTTATACAGGAGGTCCTGATGATTACAACTCTTCTCCTAAATAGTGTTATACTAGATTGTTTTGACTTGACTAGTTTCAGGTCATTAATGCCATAAACACAAACTCTTTCCAGACTAACCTGCAGCAGTAGGCCTATTTCGTTAAGATAAAGTTGCCTCAACAGACTTACCTGCCTCAGTATTTCCAGCACCTTCTACAACTTGCTCCTCATAATAAGCAtgttctctcttttctttaatTACTGTTTTAATGACTGTTCCATTTCATTACTAAACATATTATATATTCCTTAAAGTGATTTTTTATAATTCTTCAAGATACTGTGTTTGGAAAGgtgttaatataaaataagtgcTTACTGTATTTAGAGCAGTATGTACGTGTGTTCCAACTTACACAGAAAATCAGTTTACAATGTTACATAGGAACCAATCAATGTTGTAACCTGAGAACCCCCTGTATACAATAAACACAGAAATAGAAATGCTAGCATGTTTACCTGGCATTGATAATTGAGACATTGTTTCCACATGCACACCAAAGTTTATTGCCTAGGACCTGCAAGCAGGTGACTGGAGACTGACCAACAGGTAGATAGAATAGGTCATAATTGGTACACTGAGAGCTCACAGCCTAaacacagaaaataaaaaattagcatATGGTATAAAAAACCATCTTGCTAATCTGACTTgctaattaaatatatatatatagatatatatataaaaccaaATCTTGCTTCTGGAAAAGGATGGGCTTTAAGGACAAAAAAGTGAAGTCAATATGTTGCaaatcctcctcactttaatcaAAATTTTTTGCACAAGTCGCTTTGTCATTCCCCttagaatatatataaaacattgttGGCAATGCTGGTTCTTTGGGTCAGAAAAATGCTGTTTAGAAACAGACACAGCTCCGTAAACCTATATATTGTTAATTTCTGACTTAGTTACCTTTCCAAGATGCCCCCACTATAAAGAAACAGCttcacatttttatattaaGTGCTTAGGGGAGATGCATCTAAAACATCATTAGACCAGCATGAGTGTTatgagacacaaagatagaggcacttTTCTCATTCCATACACTAGAAcaattttgtacaaatgctccttcttccctggtgccatgagagaatggaatgggttgcctgaatcacccaggaaaaccaacgatttaGCAGATTAACAAGCAagacttttttgaagtaacacctgtaatatataagataagattagactATGGTGACAGAAACAATTTCTAGCCAttgccatcccccgtcatcctgcgggaagttaggactaggaagtaaattatcttcaactccgaagaaacatccgaaaaatgttacaaacattGCACTATGGTGGGAGCAGTTCCTCATAATCATTCATCTTAGGTATACATGTTAACTATAAAACATGCCTTTCTGAACAGTTTTGATCTATAAGCTTCCAATCAACAAAGAATGCTATTGgtatacaaaacaaaagacatacattttataaatgttttcatgGGTTTAGAAGACAAGATTTTACATATAATTATCTAAACCATAATTTGTTCTATTTTTGGGCTATTTACCTCGAAAACAGCAATAGTTCCATCAGCTAAACCAGCAAATAGTCTGTACATTTTGTCACCATCTTCATCTTGATACACTTGCATTGACAATACTGCATCATGTAGTCTCTGCTGCCATAGTAGCTCCCTAGAATATAATATTGTGAACTATTATCATCTTGTTGTTTTGATAAtttcaaaaaacatttttcagaaAGTTGAGCAGTAGAAGAGCAtgtgaattttattttcaatattttttcacctcttaatcaagcaaaataaaacaaaaatactatttgaaaaaaaagcctatctaaggggaagatctatatatttatagccatttctatcaatactgtaagatttatttcgcTTAATCATAatcaaagtaaaataattaattaccattaccTTATTTACCTTAATtaaatggttactttttttaaatgatttttgttAGCAATGatggataattgtgcaaagtttcaactttatctaAGAATGGGAGGAAGGAGAGATAATATGTACAAATGTTGTACcaaatagacagagtgagttgatataagctttgttaaaacagGTTAACAAAAGTTTAAGGGGAAAacccaagaaaataaaaaaaaaacatatattttttttagtgtatcacatttaaaaattaaaaaaatagaaattcttagagaaactaaaaactaagcAAAAGTTGCTTGGATCATATTGACAATCTACATGCAAatcaattttataaaaatgtcaAATAGTATAAAATTAGGACTTTTaaattcatatctct from Biomphalaria glabrata chromosome 9, xgBioGlab47.1, whole genome shotgun sequence encodes the following:
- the LOC106079591 gene encoding uncharacterized protein LOC106079591 isoform X6 codes for the protein MSGWASLSGYLSIKPGGGGLSLLKTRKRLWCVLEESQGRLLYFKNEDDARSKVPIGYIEIRGAAITLDMDSHNQFIIIVDGKEIQLTAENHESMMIWLMALQARRDQFALAEKSRTSSTSTENDFDLDLNFLEVVESRERVGFDLNLSDRSERSSAAMDDILAKKRLNYIRSASDLSIVRTTTELKPTPMHQPRAHKPLEATQSLQGQSLVATVGFLGLSPDWRRNQLKKMGDTIDNSHPSAKKSALSHLHSGSRQLSMSMRAQRMTQNDVIWSTQSSSSSTDNSDDLYMGSGHQSVSRSASDKDSETIASTAPQEETSQAEVPDDEGRVSDLEKELIATKCELAKVLNKQSCFQEILKQKDEIIEDLDEKLGNRSFNSEGYDSKKRGTAVNKEHQERVRVLQNQNRFLNEEVRRLAKLRSQEHDKIKIQESKVRKLEADIEVWKLEYISLIQSSIRFTGTDTMDDAELSLYGGDRHKNRIISLLEEARKINPSLPTFELLSRGEVHVDTYGFKHHFSDEGLLLHYLCQELSQHFLCQASSYEKHQRNWLQYLKNNTKQLMANKKTLKALVRNGIPDVHRKTMWKAFVMAQVEDIIIEKGAHYFRSLCNSVPDSPLAARYRKQISLDLMRTMPTNVKFSTQGCKGIMDLQDVLLAFCIHNPHVGYCQGMNFLVAMALLFMDAQDAFWTLVAVTERYHSPSYFDHNLLGAQADQAVLHDLMSEKLSELAKHLDAIDIEISTVTLNWFLALFFDAVPFPTLLRIWDCFLLEGPKVLFRFSLAILHIHSKEIIMKCDTISVMRHLKACAKITYDVDGLVMAAFKTLKPFPRRQDIVSKQTCYLNALKEKYKWRDMQRVTYAERENVYLSMECDADKYTGFECCTVTKPGEAWVAYSDPPFVKICIVDCKEQTMTDTNIIFETRVLSMVYANDDMVLIGTLSWFVFSYSQSTKELLWQQRLHDAVLSMQVYQDEDGDKMYRLFAGLADGTIAVFEAVSSQCTNYDLFYLPVGQSPVTCLQVLGNKLWCACGNNVSIINASTLDPKDRFTVSTNPYDTILSLVPGLPGVWISVRGSSVLELWDPENITCKMLYDTRTGKFPNLRKEDETYFNAARITSILSLDYNVWVGTGEGILITFDVFSQGQKTPSEASSFMAEAFLSGDLELQSWQSSSQKSDVESLARLVEVEKRVKELIHRQGTDGDDSIDQSNMDDSNSSYLEIELPGMDSDLKNIGINSRENSMPNVKDHFDQRNIFSHDVNFENKMDLTKTWSADSAHTEFSIKTNTSGVSSNYSHHSDISDTIAPDVVSMYDSGYAQPKEPFKNIQQVTVIPVAEKHIADVIHLNLPIHKHDEVTTRPSSNEDKTCKNYPQDISNVNKDIVVCYEKRASRKSADSGISSIHEKITKETEQRFESSVNGLSCTPQESTECSAELVTDLNNEVPDSPDSIHFQSEENDEVSKTKVFILSNERSVSLESNKTAESDDVFQENSIRDGGDTTNKDTTTNSQEEIDLKDNILTDNTLQNDIHLNLTYENNLANKFNGDILSETNRDALNGHFVEEHIEKTKSNTILRRVQSLKKNFKVDLNLSSNKKSSKLKDKFTDQTNPNLSQHISSSVGESVVVTETLETQDINHNLTSPSSVSKELVTFDISDSQQDAVHKLSNSSTTPLEMLVDADKNIPDNKTFPQEENVSRPLNGEPTYLQSNVRPQNTNTPNFTPSENSAMKHPISSQQEETEQLSIDTKFYGDSDEDSVVHEARVQSFKDSYKKMSNANLKFKLLNDIIPENANVQVQKVQRAPKLSGNKDSYTSSETHSKSSDFGSLYHSTGSPKKPLSVIGRQSSDASIILGNIQPKDPDAQWRLDYTNIHVDTDLEGSVMSIGMHDGLGGDVDSSLPSSRRLSCISTNSDLKDQRMNQFLRDTASSYSSHLCLSSEDDKMMAFLSTPNMSDCNSAGWSSYDDISTPSQDNDSVRYRMPRPSAYNMESRATSIASTLDLYAGGTDLALMSKNKISDKPVKWLLSTQSEGRPVILSFSGSHSDDEAALLWSREAKETLWTNAPILEYNPTTKRATLPSYMRPQLASSARTSPRIKITSHSGT
- the LOC106079591 gene encoding uncharacterized protein LOC106079591 isoform X9 — translated: MSGWASLSGYLSIKPGGGGLSLLKTRKRLWCVLEESQGRLLYFKNEDDARSKVPIGYIEIRGAAITLDMDSHNQFIIIVDGKEIQLTAENHESMMIWLMALQARRDQFALAEKSRTSSTSTENDFDLDLNFLEVVESRERVGFDLNLSDRSERSSAAMDDILAKKRLNYIRSASDLSIVRTTTELKPTPMHQPRAHKPLEATQSLQVFEKDRSLSLPPLLEEISIIQKVAESALSHLHSGSRQLSMSMRAQRMTQNDVIWSTQSSSSSTDNSDDLYMGSGHQSVSRSASDKDSETIASTAPQEETSQAEVPDDEGRVSDLEKELIATKCELAKVLNKQSCFQEILKQKDEIIEDLDEKLGNRSFNSEGYDSKKRGTAVNKEHQERVRVLQNQNRFLNEEVRRLAKLRSQEHDKIKIQESKVRKLEADIEVWKLEYISLIQSSIRFTGTDTMDDAELSLYGGDRHKNRIISLLEEARKINPSLPTFELLSRGEVHVDTYGFKHHFSDEGLLLHYLCQELSQHFLCQASSYEKHQRNWLQYLKNNTKQLMANKKTLKALVRNGIPDVHRKTMWKAFVMAQVEDIIIEKGAHYFRSLCNSVPDSPLAARYRKQISLDLMRTMPTNVKFSTQGCKGIMDLQDVLLAFCIHNPHVGYCQGMNFLVAMALLFMDAQDAFWTLVAVTERYHSPSYFDHNLLGAQADQAVLHDLMSEKLSELAKHLDAIDIEISTVTLNWFLALFFDAVPFPTLLRIWDCFLLEGPKVLFRFSLAILHIHSKEIIMKCDTISVMRHLKACAKITYDVDGLVMAAFKTLKPFPRRQDIVSKQTCYLNALKEKYKWRDMQRVTYAERENVYLSMECDADKYTGFECCTVTKPGEAWVAYSDPPFVKICIVDCKEQTMTDTNIIFETRVLSMVYANDDMVLIGTLSWFVFSYSQSTKELLWQQRLHDAVLSMQVYQDEDGDKMYRLFAGLADGTIAVFEAVSSQCTNYDLFYLPVGQSPVTCLQVLGNKLWCACGNNVSIINASTLDPKDRFTVSTNPYDTILSLVPGLPGVWISVRGSSVLELWDPENITCKMLYDTRTGKFPNLRKEDETYFNAARITSILSLDYNVWVGTGEGILITFDVFSQGQKTPSEASSFMAEAFLSGDLELQSWQSSSQKSDVESLARLVEVEKRVKELIHRQGTDGDDSIDQSNMDDSNSSYLEIELPGMDSDLKNIGINSRENSMPNVKDHFDQRNIFSHDVNFENKMDLTKTWSADSAHTEFSIKTNTSGVSSNYSHHSDISDTIAPDVVSMYDSGYAQPKEPFKNIQQVTVIPVAEKHIADVIHLNLPIHKHDEVTTRPSSNEDKTCKNYPQDISNVNKDIVVCYEKRASRKSADSGISSIHEKITKETEQRFESSVNGLSCTPQESTECSAELVTDLNNEVPDSPDSIHFQSEENDEVSKTKVFILSNERSVSLESNKTAESDDVFQENSIRDGGDTTNKDTTTNSQEEIDLKDNILTDNTLQNDIHLNLTYENNLANKFNGDILSETNRDALNGHFVEEHIEKTKSNTILRRVQSLKKNFKVDLNLSSNKKSSKLKDKFTDQTNPNLSQHISSSVGESVVVTETLETQDINHNLTSPSSVSKELVTFDISDSQQDAVHKLSNSSTTPLEMLVDADKNIPDNKTFPQEENVSRPLNGEPTYLQSNVRPQNTNTPNFTPSENSAMKHPISSQQEETEQLSIDTKFYGDSDEDSVVHEARVQSFKDSYKKMSNANLKFKLLNDIIPENANVQVQKVQRAPKLSGNKDSYTSSETHSKSSDFGSLYHSTGSPKKPLSVIGRQSSDASIILGNIQPKDPDAQWRLDYTNIHVDTDLEGSVMSIGMHDGLGGDVDSSLPSSRRLSCISTNSDLKDQRMNQFLRDTASSYSSHLCLSSEDDKMMAFLSTPNMSDCNSAGWSSYDDISTPSQDNDSVRYRMPRPSAYNMESRATSIASTLDLYAGGTDLALMSKNKISDKPVKWLLSTQSEGRPVILSFSGSHSDDEAALLWSREAKETLWTNAPILEYNPTTKRATLPSYMRPQLASSARTSPRIKITSHSGT